One genomic window of Caballeronia sp. SBC1 includes the following:
- a CDS encoding GNAT family N-acetyltransferase, protein MIALIAELDAYQDTLYPPESRHILDLASLKQPNVLFAVARDSTGEALGCGAIVLCPEFGELKRMYVRPRGRGQGVAKKLLALLESRAIGSGCKLLKLETGPHQHEALALYASVGYEHRGPFGDYTNDPLSVFMQKHIAA, encoded by the coding sequence GTGATCGCGCTCATTGCTGAGTTGGACGCCTACCAGGACACCCTTTACCCGCCAGAGAGCAGACACATCCTTGACTTGGCGTCGTTGAAGCAACCGAATGTCTTGTTTGCCGTTGCGAGGGATAGTACGGGCGAGGCACTCGGCTGTGGGGCAATAGTCCTCTGCCCTGAATTTGGCGAACTCAAACGCATGTATGTCAGACCTCGAGGCCGGGGGCAAGGCGTCGCCAAGAAGCTCCTGGCTCTGCTCGAGTCCCGGGCAATAGGCTCTGGCTGTAAGCTGCTCAAGCTCGAAACCGGACCGCATCAACATGAAGCACTGGCTTTGTATGCCTCGGTCGGCTACGAGCACCGGGGACCGTTTGGCGATTACACGAACGATCCACTGAGTGTGTTCATGCAAAAACACATCGCAGCCTGA
- a CDS encoding IS3 family transposase (programmed frameshift): MKTYSAERKEALVRRMMPPENALVSALARETGITEQTLYTWRRQAKGQGLAVPGDGKNPEAWSSEDKFAVVLETAPLNAAELAEYCRRKGLYPEQISAWRAACRSANANATEQAREQRHQSKDDKKRIQQLEKELQRKEKALAEAAALLILRKKGPGDLGRQRGRLINVPDRLLCVSLIREAAQSGCRLEKACDELGLSLRTFQRWVGDGDAVHADGRTTTERPPPGNQLSEAERQQILEVANSAEFASLPPSQIVPSLADRGVYVASESSFYRVLRSASQQHHRGRARKPSTRVVTSHCATAPNQVWSWDITWLQAAVKGQYYYWYMMLDVFSRKIVAHEVHEAESAELAALLMRRASLAEGLAGRPLVLHSDNGSPMKGATMLATLENLGVAASFSRPRVSNDNPYAESLFRTCKYRPDYPRRPFGSVDEARAWTQKFVRWYNQEHKHSGLKFVTPAQRHNGVAAAVLAQREAVYAEARQRNPQRWSRSTRNWELKDEVWLNPERMQPEELKQFA, from the exons ATGAAAACCTACTCAGCAGAAAGAAAAGAAGCGCTGGTGCGGCGCATGATGCCACCGGAAAACGCGCTGGTTTCGGCGCTGGCCAGAGAAACGGGGATTACCGAACAGACGTTGTACACGTGGCGCCGACAGGCGAAAGGACAAGGGTTGGCCGTGCCGGGCGATGGGAAGAATCCCGAAGCATGGTCTTCGGAGGACAAGTTTGCAGTAGTGCTGGAAACCGCGCCGCTCAATGCAGCGGAGCTGGCCGAGTATTGTCGTCGAAAGGGTCTTTATCCAGAACAGATATCCGCCTGGCGAGCCGCTTGCCGTTCGGCCAATGCGAATGCCACGGAGCAGGCACGCGAGCAGCGCCATCAGTCGAAGGACGACAAGAAGCGGATCCAGCAGCTCGAGAAGGAATTGCAGCGCAAGGAGAAGGCGCTGGCGGAAGCGGCTGCGCTGCTGATTCTGAGAAAAAAAG GCCCAGGCGATCTGGGGAGACAAAGAGGACGATTAATCAACGTCCCGGATCGCCTGTTATGTGTATCGTTGATACGCGAGGCGGCGCAGTCAGGCTGCCGGCTGGAGAAGGCTTGCGACGAGCTGGGCCTGAGCCTGCGCACGTTCCAGCGCTGGGTGGGTGACGGTGACGCGGTGCACGCCGATGGCCGTACCACGACCGAACGGCCGCCGCCGGGTAACCAGCTGAGTGAGGCCGAACGGCAACAGATTCTTGAGGTAGCCAATAGTGCGGAGTTTGCCAGCTTGCCGCCCAGCCAGATCGTGCCAAGCCTGGCGGATCGCGGCGTGTATGTCGCGTCGGAATCGAGCTTTTACCGCGTGCTGCGCAGCGCCTCGCAGCAGCATCACCGGGGTCGTGCGCGCAAGCCTTCGACCCGGGTGGTGACCAGTCATTGTGCGACAGCGCCGAATCAGGTCTGGTCGTGGGACATCACGTGGCTGCAGGCGGCGGTCAAAGGACAGTACTACTACTGGTACATGATGCTGGACGTGTTCAGCCGCAAGATTGTTGCTCACGAAGTGCATGAAGCCGAATCGGCGGAACTGGCCGCGTTGCTGATGCGGCGTGCCAGTCTGGCCGAGGGCCTGGCAGGACGTCCTCTGGTGCTGCACTCGGATAACGGCAGCCCGATGAAGGGTGCGACGATGCTTGCCACTCTGGAGAACTTGGGGGTTGCGGCCTCGTTTAGCCGCCCGCGTGTGAGTAATGACAACCCGTACGCAGAGTCGCTGTTCCGCACCTGCAAGTACCGGCCCGACTATCCACGCAGGCCGTTCGGCAGCGTGGATGAGGCCCGTGCCTGGACGCAGAAGTTCGTGCGTTGGTACAACCAGGAGCACAAACACAGCGGCCTGAAATTCGTCACGCCGGCGCAGCGCCACAACGGCGTAGCCGCCGCAGTGCTCGCGCAACGTGAAGCCGTTTATGCAGAGGCCAGGCAGCGCAATCCACAGCGTTGGTCCCGATCGACGCGCAATTGGGAATTGAAGGATGAAGTCTGGCTCAATCCGGAGCGTATGCAGCCGGAAGAACTAAAGCAGTTTGCTTGA
- a CDS encoding nuclear transport factor 2 family protein, translating into MSENTSLRELFDRWESVWHEARFDLVPECVGPHYIRHDEMGDRTVTREAYAEEIAKVQADRPGIRVVVYDHSFEGNRAWFRFAFKWNDPQTGEPRNRAGMQAYRTESGKLVETWLSMQPLGSIWTDEPQKHWTSQPAIA; encoded by the coding sequence ATGTCGGAAAACACATCGTTGCGGGAATTGTTCGACCGATGGGAAAGCGTATGGCACGAAGCCCGATTTGATCTGGTGCCCGAATGCGTTGGCCCGCACTACATCAGGCACGATGAAATGGGTGACCGGACAGTGACACGGGAAGCCTACGCGGAGGAGATTGCCAAGGTGCAAGCGGACCGTCCCGGCATCCGTGTCGTCGTCTACGATCATTCTTTTGAAGGCAACCGCGCATGGTTTCGCTTTGCGTTCAAATGGAACGACCCACAGACCGGAGAGCCGCGTAATCGCGCAGGCATGCAGGCCTATCGCACCGAGTCAGGCAAGCTCGTAGAGACATGGCTTTCGATGCAGCCGCTCGGCTCGATCTGGACCGATGAACCGCAAAAGCATTGGACCAGCCAACCGGCGATCGCATAA
- a CDS encoding helix-turn-helix domain-containing protein, which yields MAMSPRNFARVFRAEFGCTPASHVRQSRVEAARGLLQESGHGLEKIAAHCRFGSDEAMRKAFIDVLGVSPGHYRTTFQTHH from the coding sequence ATGGCAATGAGTCCCCGAAATTTCGCGCGTGTATTTCGAGCGGAGTTCGGCTGTACGCCGGCCAGTCACGTCCGTCAAAGCCGGGTAGAGGCAGCGCGCGGGCTGCTTCAGGAGTCAGGACACGGGCTTGAGAAAATTGCCGCGCACTGCCGATTTGGGAGCGATGAAGCGATGCGGAAGGCTTTCATTGACGTGCTCGGCGTTTCTCCGGGACACTACCGGACTACTTTTCAAACGCATCATTAG
- a CDS encoding DJ-1/PfpI family protein has product MSKRARRTASVCLGAFILADAGLLEGKRAATHWHWVNELQTRHPNVRVDPESIWVEDQGIYNRQRLKTCVSGLSRTSASL; this is encoded by the coding sequence ATGAGCAAGAGAGCACGACGCACCGCTTCCGTTTGCCTCGGAGCATTCATACTGGCCGATGCAGGCCTGCTTGAAGGAAAACGCGCGGCCACCCATTGGCATTGGGTGAACGAGCTACAGACGCGCCATCCCAATGTTCGGGTCGATCCGGAAAGCATATGGGTCGAAGATCAGGGCATCTATAATCGCCAACGTTTGAAGACCTGTGTGTCTGGATTGTCGAGAACCTCCGCAAGCCTTTGA
- the istB gene encoding IS21-like element helper ATPase IstB, which translates to MHPIPELTPLLKQLRLSGILDSLEARNREAIDRKLAFTEFLSLLIHDEVARRDNKKLSLRMRRANFRSQKTLEGFDFDRLPGLNRAAIHDLATCRFIDEKVAVLIAGPCGTGKSHLAQALGHAAARQGHDVLFSTQSQLLSSLRSAAAVGTYDRRFQYLAKLPLLIIDDFGLKPLRSPDDEDFHDLIAERYERTATILTSNLDFPEWGEAFPGNKMIGAATLDRLRHGAHKIVLDGESYRGLKPGVESPRTELAKGGKIKQP; encoded by the coding sequence ATGCATCCCATTCCTGAACTGACTCCACTGCTTAAACAACTGCGCTTGTCTGGCATCCTCGATTCGCTGGAAGCGCGCAACCGCGAGGCCATTGATCGCAAGCTCGCCTTCACCGAATTCCTCTCGCTGCTCATCCATGATGAAGTAGCCCGGCGCGATAACAAGAAACTCAGCTTGCGCATGCGACGCGCCAACTTCCGTAGCCAGAAGACACTCGAAGGCTTCGACTTCGATCGGCTGCCAGGTTTGAATCGAGCCGCCATCCACGATCTGGCCACGTGCCGATTCATCGACGAGAAAGTAGCCGTTCTGATCGCCGGCCCGTGTGGGACTGGCAAGAGTCATCTCGCACAAGCGCTGGGACATGCAGCTGCGCGGCAAGGACACGATGTCTTGTTCTCTACGCAAAGCCAATTGCTATCAAGTCTACGCAGCGCGGCGGCCGTGGGCACCTACGACCGCCGTTTCCAGTATCTCGCCAAGCTTCCACTTCTGATCATTGACGACTTCGGACTCAAGCCACTGCGTTCGCCGGACGATGAAGACTTCCACGACCTGATCGCCGAGCGTTATGAGCGCACGGCCACGATCTTAACTTCCAATTTGGACTTCCCGGAATGGGGTGAAGCATTCCCAGGTAACAAGATGATCGGCGCGGCAACCCTTGACCGCTTGCGTCATGGTGCCCACAAAATCGTCCTCGACGGCGAGAGCTATCGCGGACTAAAACCGGGCGTCGAGTCACCTAGAACCGAGCTTGCAAAAGGAGGCAAAATCAAGCAACCTTGA
- a CDS encoding DUF5372 family protein: MVSRRLNWGEDRVMYFDANKRLRSVLASWTDVPEPDLFAQASGVRSSFRTDDLLRLRALIDDLLGARDVK, from the coding sequence TTGGTCAGCCGGCGGCTGAACTGGGGCGAGGATCGGGTGATGTATTTCGACGCGAACAAGCGCCTGCGTTCGGTTTTGGCATCCTGGACAGACGTGCCGGAACCGGATTTGTTCGCGCAAGCTTCGGGAGTTCGATCCTCGTTTAGAACGGACGACTTGCTTCGATTGCGTGCGCTAATCGACGATTTGCTAGGTGCTCGCGATGTCAAATAA